A stretch of Besnoitia besnoiti strain Bb-Ger1 chromosome Unknown contig00015, whole genome shotgun sequence DNA encodes these proteins:
- a CDS encoding uncharacterized protein (encoded by transcript BESB_027300): protein MAPSLAPLPAEACLEGASPWLSPAASWASSSPLSAAPSPTGPAAPSRLPVAASLSSASVFSSSSVSSADAQPPVNARIVFSLTEDAHVLEETPESHGAREQTAEEGAGGGDARRAQRTAGAERLGCGELRAEGAQGRQGGRAQRREREEAEESQPSASRVLLGRGRELLGADDAGEACGAKRRVAVLCKRLDDGDSDADDAGEAPSDAAHHGVYVEPIAFCRDTASINDIRLLLMRAQTDPVVAQTVVYNLKARESIIEQVMSQLSALLERTMEAERERDALLRKSDYLRANAYLASASPPAPEGDELEEANDGEESSRERGTPLSRASEARQNEEDSPLSTAERAASSGGAAAAGGAAPASSPRSEKNARDAAKEEASERDAADAKDGESAQRGEEGEPSCAAAPPQEKEADLRDEELQASAQTARVSFAEWERTLHTHKEKVERLTQLMQHIQALLSGERLEGGSQAAEDACKIGEDTNAKAVRADILEVLRASCDAHRAALNDLVSAADRIRLKTRGCRAGRNKRLPSSAFGARLGFPSVAAPGACAFPCFSAHVAFPLTASGFSLSPSLCGRPPHPGNGESEESLRGCAAAPDCLAAREGAGVEAFRADSEQPSRTNSSFSAASLKDSAHAGEDARGPQPRACDGEEKETHQSTGQCGGTPAGRDDAGLSPQPQAAFLLEISRFNEQAMRMNRAFHAPAHRRAGGASRRDFRSFAASSCGSFACPVAPPFSASPAFPPTFGGRGASGGLRRFSAASHAPPAPPPPPPSGAASCALVHRAERPLPPTAGASPGSTASAPFLPRPFAPLETAAPQPHIPPPPAFPPPPRSGGASFPRCPPLPQAQAHAGRARASQLAQQPSHRSRADRRALPERPTPVSLRAAGGGARGAGSQAPCAGSAQARRDASACAEERPSGVRLAASSSPAPPASKAAADAAQALLEEDQLLLLLLDSQRCAAGEDASQPASRGERGVFAPASAPLPAVLTSVPCVRMLGAAQQKGCVRDATRETPAPALACFRLGGDARGEGSRFDAFAHAEAAPAAVFGQLAGGGGDASNGFERDAN from the exons atGGCGCCGAGTCTCGCGCCGTtgcccgcggaggcctgccTCGAGGGGGCCTCGCCCTGGCTGTCTCCTGCGGCTTCCtgggcttcctcctcgccgctctctgcggctccgTCGCCGACAGGGCCCGCGGCACCGTCTCGGCTGCCAGTCGCcgcttcgctgtcttccgcctccgttttctcttcctcctctgtgtcctccgccgacgcgcagcccCCGGTCAACGCGCGcatcgtcttctccctcacCGAAGACGCCCACGTgctggaggagacgccggagagccacggcgcgcgcgagcagaccgccgaggagggcgcgggaggcggcgacgcgcgccgcgcccaaCGCACCGCTGGCGCGGAGCGGCTGGGCTGTGGAGAGTTAAgagccgagggcgcgcagggccGCCAAGggggccgcgcgcagcggagggagcgagaggaggccgaaGAGAGTCAGCCGTCGGCGAGTCGAGTGTTGCTcgggagaggccgcgagctgcttggcgccgacgacgccggcgaggcctgTGGCGCGAAACGGAGAGTGGCTGTCCTCTGCAAGCGACTGGAtgacggcgacagcgacgcggacgatgcgggcgaggcgccgagcgacgccgcccacCACGGCGTGTACGTCGAGCCCATCGCCttctgcagagacaccgcAAGCATCAACGACATCCGCCTGCTGCTCATGAGGGCGCAAACCGACCCCGTAGTCGCCCAGACCGTCGTCTACAACCTCAAG GCACGGGAGAGCATCATCGAGCAAGTCATGAGTCAGCTGTCAGCTCTGCTGGAGCGGACGATGGAGgcggagcgagagagggacgcgcttctccgcaAAAGCGACTACCTGCGCGCCAACGCCTAcctcgcttccgcttcccctcccgcgcccgagggcgacgagctcgaggaggccaacgacggcgaagaatCCAGCAGGGAACGAGGCacgcctctgtcgcgcgcgagcgaagccAGACAAAATGAGGAAGATTCTCCGCTTTCCACGGCTGAgcgggcggcctcgtcgggcggggctgctgccgcaggaggcgccgcccctgcCTCGAGCCCCCGGAGCGAGAagaacgcgcgcgacgccgcgaaagaagaagcgagcgaaagagacgccgcagacgcgaaggacggagagagcgcgcagagaggcgaagaaggcgagccgagctgcgcagctgcgccgccgcaagagaaggaggcagaCTTGCGCGACGAAGAACTCCAAGCCAGCGCGCAgactgcgcgcgtctcgttcGCTGAGTGGGAGAGAACACTGCATACTCATAAGGAGAAAGTCGAGCGCCTCACGCAGCTGATGCAG CACATTCAGGCACTCCTCAGCGGGGAGAGACTGGAGGGCGGATCGcaagcggcggaagacgcttGCAAGATTGGAGAAGACACGAATGCGAAAGCTGTTCGCGCAGACATCCTCGAGGTGTTGAGGGCTTCGTGTGACGCGCACCGAGCGGCGCTGAACGACCTCGtcagcgccgcagaccgaATTCGGCTCAAG aCGCGCGGGTGTCGCGCCGGCCGCAACAAGCggctgccttcctctgcgtttggcgcgcgtctcgggtttccctccgtcgccgctccaggcgcgtgtgcgttcCCCTGCTTTTCGGCACACGTCGCGTTTCCGCTCACCGCCTCGGGTTTCTCGttgtcgccttctctctgcgggcGTCCGCCGCACCCGGGcaacggcgagagcgaggagtctctgcggggctgcgcagccgcacctgactgcctcgccgcgcgagaaggagccgGCGTCGAAGCCTTTcgcgccgacagcgagcAGCCTAGCCGCACCAACTCCTCGTTCTCGGCGGCATCGCTGAAGGACAGCGCACACGccggagaggacgcgcgcggaccTCAACCCCGGGcgtgcgacggcgaagaaaaagagacacatCAGAGTACTGGGCAGTGTGGAGGCACGCccgcaggcagagacgacgccgggctgtcgccgcagccgcaggcggcgttcCTG CTCGAGATTTCTCGCTTCAACGAGCAGGCGATGCGCATGAACCGCGCCTTCCACGCACCCGCTCATCGCCGAGCGGGAGGAGCGTCTCGGCGCGATTTCCGCTcgttcgctgcctcttcttgcGGCTCGTTCGCTTGccctgtcgcgccgccgttctctgcgtctcctgcgttTCCTCCAACCTtcggcggccgaggcgcctcgggcgGCTTGCGTCGCTTTTCCGCGGCCTCCCACGCgccaccggcgccgccgccgcctcctccctcgggCGCAGCAAGCTGCGCGCTTGTCCATCGCGCAGAaaggcctctgccgccgaccgcgggcgcgtcCCCAGGCTCcactgcctccgcgcccttccTGCCGAGGCccttcgcgccgctggagactgctgcgccgcagccgcacatccctccgccgcccgcatttccgccgccgcccaggtCAGGGGGGGCGTCGTttccgcgctgcccgcccctgccgcaggcgcaggcgcatgcaggccgtgcgcgggcgtcgcagTTGGCGCAACAGCCGTCCcatcgcagccgcgcggatcgccgcgcgctgcctgaACGCCCCACGCCGGTCTCtttgcgcgccgcgggaggcggcgcccgcggcgcggggtcgcaggcgccctgcgcaggaagcgcgcaagctcgccgcgacgcgtCGGCGTGTGCAGAAGAGCGGCCGTCAGGggtgcgcctcgccgcgagctcgtcgcctgcgcctcctgcctcgaaggccgccgccgacgccgcgcaggccctcCTGGAGGAAGACCAGTTGCTTCTTTTGCTTCTCGACTCccagcgctgcgcggcgggcgaggatgCCTCTCAGCCGGcatcgcgcggcgagcgcggcgtctttgcgcctgcgtccgcgccgctgccggcggtgCTCACTTCAGTCCCGTGCGTGCGGATGctgggcgctgcgcagcagaaagGCTGCGTCAGAGacgcgacgagggagacgccagCCCCGGCGCTGGCCTGTTttcgcctcggcggagacgccaggGGGGAAGGGAGTCGATTCGACGCATTCGcgcacgccgaggcggcgcccgcagccgtcTTTGGACAGctcgcggggggagggggcgacGCATCGAACGGATTCGAAAGAGACGCCAACTAA